A section of the Pseudophryne corroboree isolate aPseCor3 chromosome 11, aPseCor3.hap2, whole genome shotgun sequence genome encodes:
- the SDR42E1 gene encoding short-chain dehydrogenase/reductase family 42E member 1 isoform X4 yields the protein MDSAEDPGNTLSGGRCTGDTAACDREQCAETMSISRSPKESFVITGGGGYFGHRLGCRLHQSGVSVVLFDVRKPAQDLPDGLRFIQGDIRSLVAVEEAFIGATCVIHTASYGMSGREQLQTALTEEVNVKGTENVIRACISKNIQRLVYTSTYNVVFGGQIIKNGDESLPYLPLNRHADNYSRTKTIAENLVLNANGRKLANNGGCLRTCALRPAGIYGPGEQRHLPRIINTLELGLFKFLYGDPHNLVQFVHVDNLVSAHTLAAEGLTDERRHVAAGQPYFIADGEPVDNFEFFRPFVEGLGYKFPTVRLPLFLIYFMAHLTEWVHFLISPVYNFQPLLTRAEVYKTGITHYFCLEKAKKELGYEPMPFTMHDVVDWYRSQGYGKRVKGYSLLWDVGLLVLLIVALFAWVPSVVGLDL from the exons ATTCGGCAGAGGATCCGGGAAACACCCTGAGTGGAGGGAGGTGTACAGGAGACACTGCCGCCTGTGACCGGGAGCAGTGTGCGG AAACGATGAGCATTTCACGGTCTCCCAAAGAATCATTTGTCATTACTGGAGGTGGCGGTTACTTTGGACACAG ATTAGGCTGCCGGCTGCACCAGAGTGGTGTGAGCGTGGTTCTTTTTGATGTAAGGAAACCAGCCCAAGATCTCCCTGACGGCCTCCGTTTTATACAAGGAGACATTCGATCTCTTGTGGCAGTGGAGGAAGCCTTTATTGGTGCCACCTGCGTAATCCACACAGCTTCCTACGGAATGTCCGGGCGGGAGCAGCTCCAGACCGCTCTCACGGAAGAGGTCAACGTGAAGGGCACAGAGAATGTCATCCGGGCCTGCATAAGTAAAAATATTCAAAGATTAGTCTACACCAGTACGTACAACGTGGTGTTTGGCGGGCAGATCATTAAGAATGGAGATGAGTCTCTCCCGTATCTACCTCTAAATCGCCATGCAGACAACTACTCTCGGACCAAGACTATCGCTGAAAACCTGGTGCTGAACGCCAACGGCCGCAAGCTTGCCAATAATGGCGGATGTTTAAGGACCTGCGCTCTCAGGCCGGCCGGTATCTACGGCCCAGGGGAGCAAAGACATCTTCCTAGAATCATTAATACTCTCGAACTAGGGTTGTTCAAGTTTCTATACGGGGATCCTCATAATCTTGTGCAGTTTGTCCATGTTGATAATCTAGTATCCGCTCACACTTTAGCCGCTGAAGGTCTTACAGACGAGAGAAGGCACGtcgccgccggtcagccatacttcaTAGCAGATGGTGAACCTGTGGATAATTTTGAATTCTTCCGCCCCTTTGTAGAAGGTCTGGGGTACAAGTTCCCCACAGTTCGGCTTCCTCTGTTCCTTATATATTTTATGGCACACCTCACTGAATGGGTGCATTTCCTTATCAGCCCCGTTTATAACTTCCAGCCGTTACTAACCCGCGCCGAGGTCTATAAAACGGGGATAACGCACTACTTCTGCTTGGAAAAAGCCAAGAAAGAGCTGGGTTACGAGCCCATGCCGTTTACGATGCATGACGTTGTTGACTGGTACCGCAGTCAGGGCTATGGCAAGCGGGTCAAGGGTTACAGTCTTCTCTGGGATGTTGGGCTACTCGTCTTGCTGATTGTGGCGCTGTTTGCTTGGGTGCCCAGTGTGGTGGGGTTAGATCTATAA
- the SDR42E1 gene encoding short-chain dehydrogenase/reductase family 42E member 1 isoform X3 yields MKRCLVRSGAVRRHRGTVEGLQPAPGAQEIETMSISRSPKESFVITGGGGYFGHRLGCRLHQSGVSVVLFDVRKPAQDLPDGLRFIQGDIRSLVAVEEAFIGATCVIHTASYGMSGREQLQTALTEEVNVKGTENVIRACISKNIQRLVYTSTYNVVFGGQIIKNGDESLPYLPLNRHADNYSRTKTIAENLVLNANGRKLANNGGCLRTCALRPAGIYGPGEQRHLPRIINTLELGLFKFLYGDPHNLVQFVHVDNLVSAHTLAAEGLTDERRHVAAGQPYFIADGEPVDNFEFFRPFVEGLGYKFPTVRLPLFLIYFMAHLTEWVHFLISPVYNFQPLLTRAEVYKTGITHYFCLEKAKKELGYEPMPFTMHDVVDWYRSQGYGKRVKGYSLLWDVGLLVLLIVALFAWVPSVVGLDL; encoded by the exons AAACGATGAGCATTTCACGGTCTCCCAAAGAATCATTTGTCATTACTGGAGGTGGCGGTTACTTTGGACACAG ATTAGGCTGCCGGCTGCACCAGAGTGGTGTGAGCGTGGTTCTTTTTGATGTAAGGAAACCAGCCCAAGATCTCCCTGACGGCCTCCGTTTTATACAAGGAGACATTCGATCTCTTGTGGCAGTGGAGGAAGCCTTTATTGGTGCCACCTGCGTAATCCACACAGCTTCCTACGGAATGTCCGGGCGGGAGCAGCTCCAGACCGCTCTCACGGAAGAGGTCAACGTGAAGGGCACAGAGAATGTCATCCGGGCCTGCATAAGTAAAAATATTCAAAGATTAGTCTACACCAGTACGTACAACGTGGTGTTTGGCGGGCAGATCATTAAGAATGGAGATGAGTCTCTCCCGTATCTACCTCTAAATCGCCATGCAGACAACTACTCTCGGACCAAGACTATCGCTGAAAACCTGGTGCTGAACGCCAACGGCCGCAAGCTTGCCAATAATGGCGGATGTTTAAGGACCTGCGCTCTCAGGCCGGCCGGTATCTACGGCCCAGGGGAGCAAAGACATCTTCCTAGAATCATTAATACTCTCGAACTAGGGTTGTTCAAGTTTCTATACGGGGATCCTCATAATCTTGTGCAGTTTGTCCATGTTGATAATCTAGTATCCGCTCACACTTTAGCCGCTGAAGGTCTTACAGACGAGAGAAGGCACGtcgccgccggtcagccatacttcaTAGCAGATGGTGAACCTGTGGATAATTTTGAATTCTTCCGCCCCTTTGTAGAAGGTCTGGGGTACAAGTTCCCCACAGTTCGGCTTCCTCTGTTCCTTATATATTTTATGGCACACCTCACTGAATGGGTGCATTTCCTTATCAGCCCCGTTTATAACTTCCAGCCGTTACTAACCCGCGCCGAGGTCTATAAAACGGGGATAACGCACTACTTCTGCTTGGAAAAAGCCAAGAAAGAGCTGGGTTACGAGCCCATGCCGTTTACGATGCATGACGTTGTTGACTGGTACCGCAGTCAGGGCTATGGCAAGCGGGTCAAGGGTTACAGTCTTCTCTGGGATGTTGGGCTACTCGTCTTGCTGATTGTGGCGCTGTTTGCTTGGGTGCCCAGTGTGGTGGGGTTAGATCTATAA
- the SDR42E1 gene encoding short-chain dehydrogenase/reductase family 42E member 1 isoform X5, which yields METMSISRSPKESFVITGGGGYFGHRLGCRLHQSGVSVVLFDVRKPAQDLPDGLRFIQGDIRSLVAVEEAFIGATCVIHTASYGMSGREQLQTALTEEVNVKGTENVIRACISKNIQRLVYTSTYNVVFGGQIIKNGDESLPYLPLNRHADNYSRTKTIAENLVLNANGRKLANNGGCLRTCALRPAGIYGPGEQRHLPRIINTLELGLFKFLYGDPHNLVQFVHVDNLVSAHTLAAEGLTDERRHVAAGQPYFIADGEPVDNFEFFRPFVEGLGYKFPTVRLPLFLIYFMAHLTEWVHFLISPVYNFQPLLTRAEVYKTGITHYFCLEKAKKELGYEPMPFTMHDVVDWYRSQGYGKRVKGYSLLWDVGLLVLLIVALFAWVPSVVGLDL from the exons AAACGATGAGCATTTCACGGTCTCCCAAAGAATCATTTGTCATTACTGGAGGTGGCGGTTACTTTGGACACAG ATTAGGCTGCCGGCTGCACCAGAGTGGTGTGAGCGTGGTTCTTTTTGATGTAAGGAAACCAGCCCAAGATCTCCCTGACGGCCTCCGTTTTATACAAGGAGACATTCGATCTCTTGTGGCAGTGGAGGAAGCCTTTATTGGTGCCACCTGCGTAATCCACACAGCTTCCTACGGAATGTCCGGGCGGGAGCAGCTCCAGACCGCTCTCACGGAAGAGGTCAACGTGAAGGGCACAGAGAATGTCATCCGGGCCTGCATAAGTAAAAATATTCAAAGATTAGTCTACACCAGTACGTACAACGTGGTGTTTGGCGGGCAGATCATTAAGAATGGAGATGAGTCTCTCCCGTATCTACCTCTAAATCGCCATGCAGACAACTACTCTCGGACCAAGACTATCGCTGAAAACCTGGTGCTGAACGCCAACGGCCGCAAGCTTGCCAATAATGGCGGATGTTTAAGGACCTGCGCTCTCAGGCCGGCCGGTATCTACGGCCCAGGGGAGCAAAGACATCTTCCTAGAATCATTAATACTCTCGAACTAGGGTTGTTCAAGTTTCTATACGGGGATCCTCATAATCTTGTGCAGTTTGTCCATGTTGATAATCTAGTATCCGCTCACACTTTAGCCGCTGAAGGTCTTACAGACGAGAGAAGGCACGtcgccgccggtcagccatacttcaTAGCAGATGGTGAACCTGTGGATAATTTTGAATTCTTCCGCCCCTTTGTAGAAGGTCTGGGGTACAAGTTCCCCACAGTTCGGCTTCCTCTGTTCCTTATATATTTTATGGCACACCTCACTGAATGGGTGCATTTCCTTATCAGCCCCGTTTATAACTTCCAGCCGTTACTAACCCGCGCCGAGGTCTATAAAACGGGGATAACGCACTACTTCTGCTTGGAAAAAGCCAAGAAAGAGCTGGGTTACGAGCCCATGCCGTTTACGATGCATGACGTTGTTGACTGGTACCGCAGTCAGGGCTATGGCAAGCGGGTCAAGGGTTACAGTCTTCTCTGGGATGTTGGGCTACTCGTCTTGCTGATTGTGGCGCTGTTTGCTTGGGTGCCCAGTGTGGTGGGGTTAGATCTATAA
- the SDR42E1 gene encoding short-chain dehydrogenase/reductase family 42E member 1 isoform X2 yields the protein MVIVYSAEDPGNTLSGGRCTGDTAACDREQCAETMSISRSPKESFVITGGGGYFGHRLGCRLHQSGVSVVLFDVRKPAQDLPDGLRFIQGDIRSLVAVEEAFIGATCVIHTASYGMSGREQLQTALTEEVNVKGTENVIRACISKNIQRLVYTSTYNVVFGGQIIKNGDESLPYLPLNRHADNYSRTKTIAENLVLNANGRKLANNGGCLRTCALRPAGIYGPGEQRHLPRIINTLELGLFKFLYGDPHNLVQFVHVDNLVSAHTLAAEGLTDERRHVAAGQPYFIADGEPVDNFEFFRPFVEGLGYKFPTVRLPLFLIYFMAHLTEWVHFLISPVYNFQPLLTRAEVYKTGITHYFCLEKAKKELGYEPMPFTMHDVVDWYRSQGYGKRVKGYSLLWDVGLLVLLIVALFAWVPSVVGLDL from the exons ATTCGGCAGAGGATCCGGGAAACACCCTGAGTGGAGGGAGGTGTACAGGAGACACTGCCGCCTGTGACCGGGAGCAGTGTGCGG AAACGATGAGCATTTCACGGTCTCCCAAAGAATCATTTGTCATTACTGGAGGTGGCGGTTACTTTGGACACAG ATTAGGCTGCCGGCTGCACCAGAGTGGTGTGAGCGTGGTTCTTTTTGATGTAAGGAAACCAGCCCAAGATCTCCCTGACGGCCTCCGTTTTATACAAGGAGACATTCGATCTCTTGTGGCAGTGGAGGAAGCCTTTATTGGTGCCACCTGCGTAATCCACACAGCTTCCTACGGAATGTCCGGGCGGGAGCAGCTCCAGACCGCTCTCACGGAAGAGGTCAACGTGAAGGGCACAGAGAATGTCATCCGGGCCTGCATAAGTAAAAATATTCAAAGATTAGTCTACACCAGTACGTACAACGTGGTGTTTGGCGGGCAGATCATTAAGAATGGAGATGAGTCTCTCCCGTATCTACCTCTAAATCGCCATGCAGACAACTACTCTCGGACCAAGACTATCGCTGAAAACCTGGTGCTGAACGCCAACGGCCGCAAGCTTGCCAATAATGGCGGATGTTTAAGGACCTGCGCTCTCAGGCCGGCCGGTATCTACGGCCCAGGGGAGCAAAGACATCTTCCTAGAATCATTAATACTCTCGAACTAGGGTTGTTCAAGTTTCTATACGGGGATCCTCATAATCTTGTGCAGTTTGTCCATGTTGATAATCTAGTATCCGCTCACACTTTAGCCGCTGAAGGTCTTACAGACGAGAGAAGGCACGtcgccgccggtcagccatacttcaTAGCAGATGGTGAACCTGTGGATAATTTTGAATTCTTCCGCCCCTTTGTAGAAGGTCTGGGGTACAAGTTCCCCACAGTTCGGCTTCCTCTGTTCCTTATATATTTTATGGCACACCTCACTGAATGGGTGCATTTCCTTATCAGCCCCGTTTATAACTTCCAGCCGTTACTAACCCGCGCCGAGGTCTATAAAACGGGGATAACGCACTACTTCTGCTTGGAAAAAGCCAAGAAAGAGCTGGGTTACGAGCCCATGCCGTTTACGATGCATGACGTTGTTGACTGGTACCGCAGTCAGGGCTATGGCAAGCGGGTCAAGGGTTACAGTCTTCTCTGGGATGTTGGGCTACTCGTCTTGCTGATTGTGGCGCTGTTTGCTTGGGTGCCCAGTGTGGTGGGGTTAGATCTATAA
- the SDR42E1 gene encoding short-chain dehydrogenase/reductase family 42E member 1 isoform X1: MKRCLVRSGAVRRHRGTVEGLQPAPGAQEIDSAEDPGNTLSGGRCTGDTAACDREQCAETMSISRSPKESFVITGGGGYFGHRLGCRLHQSGVSVVLFDVRKPAQDLPDGLRFIQGDIRSLVAVEEAFIGATCVIHTASYGMSGREQLQTALTEEVNVKGTENVIRACISKNIQRLVYTSTYNVVFGGQIIKNGDESLPYLPLNRHADNYSRTKTIAENLVLNANGRKLANNGGCLRTCALRPAGIYGPGEQRHLPRIINTLELGLFKFLYGDPHNLVQFVHVDNLVSAHTLAAEGLTDERRHVAAGQPYFIADGEPVDNFEFFRPFVEGLGYKFPTVRLPLFLIYFMAHLTEWVHFLISPVYNFQPLLTRAEVYKTGITHYFCLEKAKKELGYEPMPFTMHDVVDWYRSQGYGKRVKGYSLLWDVGLLVLLIVALFAWVPSVVGLDL; the protein is encoded by the exons ATTCGGCAGAGGATCCGGGAAACACCCTGAGTGGAGGGAGGTGTACAGGAGACACTGCCGCCTGTGACCGGGAGCAGTGTGCGG AAACGATGAGCATTTCACGGTCTCCCAAAGAATCATTTGTCATTACTGGAGGTGGCGGTTACTTTGGACACAG ATTAGGCTGCCGGCTGCACCAGAGTGGTGTGAGCGTGGTTCTTTTTGATGTAAGGAAACCAGCCCAAGATCTCCCTGACGGCCTCCGTTTTATACAAGGAGACATTCGATCTCTTGTGGCAGTGGAGGAAGCCTTTATTGGTGCCACCTGCGTAATCCACACAGCTTCCTACGGAATGTCCGGGCGGGAGCAGCTCCAGACCGCTCTCACGGAAGAGGTCAACGTGAAGGGCACAGAGAATGTCATCCGGGCCTGCATAAGTAAAAATATTCAAAGATTAGTCTACACCAGTACGTACAACGTGGTGTTTGGCGGGCAGATCATTAAGAATGGAGATGAGTCTCTCCCGTATCTACCTCTAAATCGCCATGCAGACAACTACTCTCGGACCAAGACTATCGCTGAAAACCTGGTGCTGAACGCCAACGGCCGCAAGCTTGCCAATAATGGCGGATGTTTAAGGACCTGCGCTCTCAGGCCGGCCGGTATCTACGGCCCAGGGGAGCAAAGACATCTTCCTAGAATCATTAATACTCTCGAACTAGGGTTGTTCAAGTTTCTATACGGGGATCCTCATAATCTTGTGCAGTTTGTCCATGTTGATAATCTAGTATCCGCTCACACTTTAGCCGCTGAAGGTCTTACAGACGAGAGAAGGCACGtcgccgccggtcagccatacttcaTAGCAGATGGTGAACCTGTGGATAATTTTGAATTCTTCCGCCCCTTTGTAGAAGGTCTGGGGTACAAGTTCCCCACAGTTCGGCTTCCTCTGTTCCTTATATATTTTATGGCACACCTCACTGAATGGGTGCATTTCCTTATCAGCCCCGTTTATAACTTCCAGCCGTTACTAACCCGCGCCGAGGTCTATAAAACGGGGATAACGCACTACTTCTGCTTGGAAAAAGCCAAGAAAGAGCTGGGTTACGAGCCCATGCCGTTTACGATGCATGACGTTGTTGACTGGTACCGCAGTCAGGGCTATGGCAAGCGGGTCAAGGGTTACAGTCTTCTCTGGGATGTTGGGCTACTCGTCTTGCTGATTGTGGCGCTGTTTGCTTGGGTGCCCAGTGTGGTGGGGTTAGATCTATAA